A portion of the Phaeodactylum tricornutum CCAP 1055/1 chromosome 7, whole genome shotgun sequence genome contains these proteins:
- a CDS encoding predicted protein, whose translation MSFPTASPSYDSDDPPSHTQFLDLTNGKGGDLLPHPYLPPQPESDYAHATETPVDAQDSDDQDDSNMGDDEDDGGMEGSPTIRGTVPPGSGAIGINPNTPGKVVDVGQEHTGRWTKAEHEAFLSALQTYGKEWKKVAAKVKTRTVVQTRTHAQKYFQKLQKTIESTGKDDVTQVHMGIDSGVLDKQGSGSAAGSSHQKKQRCPAPVSLQKPERRSSSATISAAQVISNLSSHTSTQPSSMGPSVAARGSAPLKSKSADPQYSAMRPHGFSTEVSSSSFPSSFSSWMGNNSMKITAPNPEDTKNSFPEPSPAATGKRKLAEIAAARMLAGVGQQQQRQLQPLVDRNDEAPTPPLPDTENSKGSSLNLHEAPPPPLLFGDGFNMSSLTSKKGVALQIVNPESLGVSHDKPRRGGGDSPVTPWDGQLEALVYEKAKVESKEEETGGSKPAALHPVCGPSTAYGRTPLHQAVCEMDLDGVRCQLQDMPSQNVSVLHGLDEAGYSPLHSACALRLSYGQSAIVAPQLVRLLLSAGICDPSRPDIKGNTPLHWAARSGDRDVVEILLLKNSLLDARNQAGEAPLHWAMRAGERGTTVALLLLENGARPSSLSKEYRRPLDVAADGFLDEERSLAVLRVAEQSYRGIKPSKALKKRLKETASERRDARAALLIRSAQSRTLVLHHPECLEHHPKSATDWEAPDRIRSIMRRVLPASDPTGATETSGIFPHEVTVSKEFERAKLDLLSRVHSTDYLSFVNALSKDLEKQLRESGGSFSAMDESDNGFGSPPPVVPFTPLVQRSLIKVDESRIKLGVNSDTSFSAGSLRAARRAAGAVQHAVDCVLVGRNRNAFCVVRPPGHHAGINGLLDGGESCGFCIFNNVAAGALYAISEDRLLCGRCAIVDIDVHHGNGTEDIVRKCHDPSKLLFFSIHLYDNDRKKRGSNQFSYKFYPGTGSEDDLALNIINVPIVPLWKEHSATVQPSIKTHNTRRKTRTSQEGPDEESDTTPKDSSRTSDVGSEEGSTAASNSSPRPGGLSSGRTAYRNAIQNRLLPALRAFNPDLILISAGFDAAKGDVGNARHERGGEKVGLDLEPEDYAWTTRKILEIADICCQGRVVSVLEGGYGRTPAALPTGSSALDRTLFAECAIRHLHAMVDPYDTEQRFS comes from the exons ATGTCTTTTCCAACCGCATCCCCCAGCTATGATTCGGACGATCCGCCATCTCATACACAGTTCTTGGATTTGACCAACGGCAAAGGGGGTGATCTGCTCCCGCATCCATATCTTCCCCCTCAGCCGGAGTCCGATTACGCCCACGCAACAGAGACTCCTGTGGACGCGCAGGATTCCGACGATCAAGACGACAGCAACAtgggcgacgacgaagacgacgggGGTATGGAGGGATCCCCCACAATCCGCGGTACGGTACCACCCGGTAGCGGTGCAATCGGTATTAATCCAAACACTCCCGGTAAGGTCGTTGACGTTGGGCAGGAACACACGGGCCGCTGGACCAAGGCCGAACACGAAGCTTTCTTGTCGGCGCTGCAAACGTACGGtaaggaatggaaaaaggtggCTGCCAAGGTCAAAACTCGGACGGTTGTCCAAACTCGTACGCATGCACAAAAGTACTTCCAGAAACTCCAAAAGACAATCGAAAGCACAGGGAAAGACGACGTTACTCAGGTTCACATGGGCATTGATAGCGGTGTCCTTGACAAACAAGGTAGCGGGAGTGCTGCCGGAAGTTCACACCAGAAGAAGCAACGATGTCCCGCTCCGGTCTCTCTTCAAAAGCCTGAACGTCGGTCCAGTAGTGCCACTATTTCCGCCGCACAGGTCATATCCAACCTTTCGTCCCATACGAGCACACAACCTTCTTCTATGGGCCCATCTGTGGCTGCAAGAGGTAGCGCTCCGCTAAAGTCCAAGTCAGCCGATCCGCAGTATAGTGCAATGCGTCCACATGGCTTTTCAACGGAGgtttcttcatcgtctttcccatcctctttttcttcctGGATGGGAAACAATTCCATGAAAATTACAGCTCCAAATCCGGAAGACACCAAAAACAGCTTTCCGGAACCGTCTCCTGCAGCTACTGGCAAACGAAAACTAGCGGAAATTGCCGCTGCTAGAATGTTGGCCGGTGTAgggcaacagcaacaaaggcagCTTCAACCTCTGGTGGATCGCAACGATGAAGCTCCGACACCGCCTCTACCCGACACAGAAAATAGTAAAGGTTCAAGTCTAAATCTCCATGAAGCCCCACCGCCACCATTACTATTTGGGGATGGGTTCAATATGTCAAGTTTGACGTCGAAAAAGGGAGTGGCTCTACAAATTGTGAATCCAGAAAGCTTGGGCGTTTCGCACGATAAACCTCGTCGTGGAGGTGGAGATTCGCCTGTCACACCCTGGGATGGGCAGCTCGAAGCCTTAGTCtacgaaaaggccaaagtTGAATCTAAGGAGGAAGAGACAGGAGGATCAAAACCTGCTGCATTGCATCCGGTATGTGGCCCGAGTACAGCATATGGTCGAACGCCACTACATCAAGCTGTCTGCGAAATGGATTTGGATGGCGTAAGGTGCCAATTGCAGGATATGCCCAGCCAAAATGTCAGTGTGCTGCATGGCCTCGATGAAGCAGGCTATTCTCCGTTGCACAGTGCCTGTGCTTTACGATTGAGCTACGGCCAAAGCGCTATCGTGGCTCCCCAACTTGTCAGACTCCTCTTGTCTGCCGGTATCTGCGATCCCTCTCGACCCGACATAAAGGGAAATACACCACTACACTGGGCCGCACGTTCCGGGGATCGAGATGTTGTGGAAATTTTGCTTCTGAAAAATTCTCTACTGGATGCCAGAAACCAGGCGGGCGAGGCTCCCCTTCACTGGGCGATGCGGGCAGGTGAACGAGGGACTACGGTCGCTTTATTACTTTTGGAAAACGGTGCTCGACCTAGCTCACTGAGCAAAGAGTACCGTCGACCCTTGGATGTAGCAGCGGATGGATTCTTAGACGAAGAAAGGTCGTTGGCTGTTCTGCGGGTCGCGGAACAATCATATCGAGGGATAAAGCCAAGCAAAGCATTGAAAAAACGGCTAAAAGAAACCGCAAGCGAACGGAGAGATGCGCGAGCTGCTTTGCTAATTCGGTCCGCACAGTCTAGAACGCTCGTATTGCATCACCCCGAATGTTTGGAACATCACCCGAAATCAGCTACGGATTGGGAAGCGCCAGATCGAATAAGGAGTATTATGCGCCGAGTACTGCCTGCAAGTGACCCTACCGGTGCGACCGAGACATCGGGCATTTTCCCTCACGAGGTAACGGTGTCCAAAGAATTTGAAAGGGCAAAGCTTGATCTCCTCAGTCGAGTGCATAGTACAGATTATCTATCATTTGTCAATGCATTGAGCAAAGACCTCGAAAAGCAATTGCGAGAATCAGGGGGGAGCTTCAGCGCAATGGACGAGTCTGACAATGGTTTTGGATCACCACCGCCGGTAGTTCCGTTCACACCGCTCGTTCAGAGATCGCTCATTAAAGTAGATGAGTCTAGAATCAAGCTGGGTGTAAACTCCGATACATCGTTCAGTGCAGGGTCACTCCGTGCTGCACGGCGCGCAGCTGGGGCAGTGCAGCATGCAGTGGATTG CGTTTTGGTTGGGAGAAATCGCAATGCTTTTTGTGTAGTTCGGCCACCCGGTCATCATGCCGGCATAAATGGTTTGCTGGATGGGGGTGAATCTTGTGGATTCTGTATTTTCAACAACGTTGCCGCAGGCGCTCTTTATGCGATTTCAGAAGATAGGCTCCTGTGTGGCCGGTGCGCAATTGTTGACATTGATGTCCACCATGGAAATGGAACTGAAGACATCGTTCGAAAATGCCACGACCCTAGCAAACTTTTGTTCTTCTCAATACATCTCTACGACAACGATAGGAAAAAGAGGGGTTCAAATCAGTTTTCCTATAAGTTCTACCCTGGAACCGGTTCTGAGGATGACCTTGCATTGAATATCATCAACGTGCCCATTGTACCTTTGTGGAAAGAACACTCCGCTACTGTGCAACCTTCGATAAAGACCCACAACACAAGACGGAAAACTCGAACATCTCAGGAAGGTCCAGACGAAGAAAGTGATACCACGCCAAAAGATAGTTCACGTACAAGCGATGTTGGCAGCGAAGAAGGCTCTACCGCTGCGTCTAATTCATCTCCCAGACCTGGAGGACTGTCATCCGGAAGAACTGCGTATCGAAATGCAATCCAAAATCGCTTACTACCTGCGCTTCGGGCTTTCAACCCTGATCTCATCCTCATAAGCGCCGGTTTTGATGCAGCAAAAGGAGATGTGGGAAATGCTCGACACGAGCGAGGCGGAGAGAAAGTTGGGCTCGACTTAGAACCCGAAGACTATGCATGGACAACAAGAAAGATTCTGGAGATTGCCGATATTTGTTGCCAGGGCCGCGTTGTTTCGGTACTTGAAGGGGGATATGGAAGAACGCCAGCTGCCTTGCCCACAGGCTCGTCCGCCCTGGATCGCACCTTGTTTGCCGAGTGCGCCATCCGGCATTTACACGCCATGGTTGATCCGTACGACACCGAGCAGCGATTTAGCTGA
- a CDS encoding predicted protein produces the protein MVVRRRKIAAVLLLTLTLFSKGASFQTVTSWGVHSRCRLGRPAANPYPTPTTQGIVDLQHGNPRGSASSTSLNMFMGSDGGLLGIGGPELFTILLVGYFVLGPSDLYKLVKEIGKFIQNIRSLGTDLSTTFESNMENQLQLQELRKAQRELTDAFSFRRSINVDDSEAFATTATTPRAEEALVGGVAALGNDGEDNATRKRKKIKRRKRQPTEEELAAQAEATAEPAPPLSTSTFSTSSVATEAPMSSVGNVPDLIMPGNTERESTGDPFVNDTPYGVSQSGSESKMTPEEEAEVEREFAKYSSDPMPSSSNDVSGWYGAPDQSRYDADAQSRFQQQVAGDWNKSVMANEDKLSPLAKVMEMLAVLEKEKVAKTRLLEEEFRKRAEMEDAFYQKQRTLLEEAAAQVQTDAYSSFGKGGKSSKRDVDNDKKNSTFVI, from the exons ATGGTCGTTCGAAGAAGGAAAATTGCCGCCGTGCTGTTGCTTACTTTAACACTCTTTTCCAAGGGTGCATCCTTTCAGACCGTGACGTCGTGGGGAGTACACAGTCGCTGTCGTCTTGGTCGACCAGCCGCTAATCCTTATCCAACGCCAACCACTCAAGGGATAGTGGACCTTCAACATGGCAATCCACGTGGGTCCGCGTCCTCCACCTCTCTAAATATGTTCATGGGATCCGACGGTGGACTCTTAGGGATAGGAGGACCGGAGCTG TTTACTATTTTACTGGTCGGATACTTTGTGCTAGGCCCGAGTGATCTGTACAAGCTCGTCAAGGAAATTGGCAAATTCATTCAAAACATCCGTTCCCTGGGTACGGATTTGTCGACCACCTTCGAATCAAACATGGAAAATCAATTGCAGCTACAGGAATTGCGCAAAGCTCAGCGTGAACTCACGGACGCCTTTTCGTTCCGTCGATCCATCAACGTGGACGATTCGGAAGCCTTCGCTACCACTGCAACCACACCGCGCGCCGAGGAAGCTTTGGTAGGTGGGGTGGCCGCCCTCGGCAATGATGGAGAGGACAATGCCACCCGCAAACGCAAAAAGATCAAACGTCGCAAACGACAACCGACGGAAGAGGAATTGGCAGCCCAAGCAGAGGCAACAGCCGAGCCCGCCCCACCTTTGTCTACGTCAACATTCAGTACGTCCTCCGTGGCCACGGAGGCACCGATGAGCAGTGTTGGGAACGTTCCCGATTTAATTATGCCAGGAAACACAGAAAGAGAGAGCACGGGTGACCCGTTCGTGAACGACACACCGTATGGGGTGAGCCAGTCTGGATCAGAGTCGAAAATGACtccggaagaagaagccgaagtGGAACGGGAGTTTGCAAAGTACAGTAGTGACCCGATgcccagcagcagcaacgatGTCAGTGGCTGGTATGGAGCTCCGGATCAATCGAGGTACGATGCAGACGCGCAAAGTCGCTTTCAGCAGCAAGTGGCTGGAGATTGGAACAAAAGTGTAATGGCGAACGAGGACAAGCTGTCGCCGCTCGCCAAGGTCATGGAAATGTTGGCTGTgctggaaaaagaaaaagttgcCAAAACTCgacttttggaagaagaatttcgaaagagagccgaaatggaagacgCATTTTACCAAAAGCAGCGGACGTTATTGGAAGAAGCGGCTGCTCAAGTGCAAACGGATGCATACAGTTCGTTCGGTAAGGGTGGCAAGAGCAGTAAACGAGACGTGGATAACGACAAGAAGAACAGTACTTTTGTCATTTGA
- a CDS encoding predicted protein, with amino-acid sequence RRKAKTKTISEVSGSGRKIRNQKGTGMARAGHSRPPHFRGGAKAHGPKNVTDYGNTKLNKKVRKLALVHALSQKLLEGNLIILNSLKELPSHKTKELTRFLEPWDIGGKDGATALILDAYISEEEGQPQSYKGVPMNLWVASSNIYRIKVGNHLAACVYDILKHEKLVLTLAALEKLEDRLREV; translated from the coding sequence AGGCGCAAGGCAAAAACTAAGACGATCAGTGAAGTGTCCGGTAGTGGTCGAAAAATTCGGAATCAAAAAGGCACTGGTATGGCTCGTGCTGGACATTCCCGCCCACCGCATTTTCGGGGCGGTGCCAAGGCGCATGGCCCCAAGAATGTGACCGACTATGGCAATACCAAACTCAACAAGAAAGTACGAAAGCTGGCTCTGGTGCATGCGCTCAGCCAAAAGCTATTGGAGGGAAATTTGATTATCTTAAATAGCCTGAAAGAGCTACCATCACACAAAACAAAGGAGCTGACACGGTTTTTGGAACCCTGGGATATTGGGGGGAAAGATGGCGCAACTGCACTGATTTTGGACGCCTACATATCGGAGGAAGAAGGCCAGCCGCAGTCATATAAAGGCGTGCCAATGAATCTTTGGGTAGCGTCCTCAAATATTTACAGGATTAAAGTCGGCAACCATCTCGCGGCTTGTGTGTACGATATTCTTAAACACGAGAAGTTGGTACTCACGCTGGCGGCATTGGAAAAATTGGAGGATCGACTGCGAGAAGTGTAA
- a CDS encoding predicted protein, which yields MEVFGSVYLWTLASVVWLAVSVSLRYDPIRSDAYIQKERSSPHESTIHYLWERPLKRVRVRNTNRSTHCYLSHVISMLSLSKTLLSPTLLLLISATSVVSFQAHHAIRTIETRQRGTPARGVTSTALNDSSKPYDLAIVGAGVVGALAAVTAAQAPFHKRVILIDAPTASGTLQSPSGQDLSLGGPTGLFSKALRDTSKRIKVSTLRGMGLREDSVWNEIINSCVDLAASNSEDIERQLDMAGVTFLQGFAAFADSGGTDNLVVSQKDGSSSIVKAERVLLATGSQPFRPGGVPFDGKRVFDSDSINGLSYLPKSVAITGSGIIAVEFAKIFRNLGADVTLIIRDQVPRNALMKIGLDKDVAATLVADLIRSGIHIERGAQAADFEVPTSSDRAPIRIALEAKGGGPRAPGLRTELKCDAYLAAVGRKPNTGNLNLNAAGIQVDEYGGVLVDSQLCTTANAGNVYAAGDILGRPFLASTGVAQGKASITSMFGEMFKDSGKSVPQCEDGDTSCIVDGIASAGISFDPASLASNPFAFPTGVWSSPEAAYYGLSTQQAKDMGIDADEGMALYAECLRGRVFSPNGLLKIVFEKPAGRILGVHICGDDACELIHYGMELVKGRRTVLDLTDSLYSAVTFHEMYRIAAQAALDQAGARKRRAAAGLALAKRNRQVVQK from the exons ATGGAGGTCTTCGGTTCCGTGTACCTGTGGACCCTCGCCTCAGTGGTGTGGCTGGCAGTGTCAGTGTCACTGCGCTACGATCCGATCCGATCCGATGCGTAtatccaaaaagaaagatccaGTCCGCACGAGTCAACCATTCATTATCTTTGGGAGAGGCCACTAAAACGAGTTCGTGTACGAAACACAAACCGGTCTACTCATTGCTATCTCTCGCACGTAATAAGCATGCTATCGCTTTCCAAGACGCTGCTCTCGCCTACCTTGCTACTATTGATATCAGCAACGTCGGTTGTGTCGTTCCAAGCTCACCACGCTATCCGAACGATAGAAACACGACAGCGAGGTACTCCTGCACGCGGGGTAACCAGTACAGCTCTAAACGATAGCAGCAAGCCTTACGATTTAGCGATTGTTGGAGCTGGAGTGGTGGGGGCTTTGGCAGCTGTTACCGCCGCTCAGGCACCCTTCCACAAACGCGTCATTCTCATCGATGCTCCTACGGCATCGGGGACACTCCAGTCGCCTAGTGGACAAGATCTAAGTCTTGGTGGACCAACCGGCCTCTTTAGTAAGGCCCTACGGGATACGTCCAAACGAATTAAAGTATCGACCTTGCGGGGAATGGGTTTGCGGGAAGACTCTGTTTGGAACGAAATTATTAACTCGTGCGTGGATTTGGCCGCGAGTAATTCGGAAGACATTGAGCGACAACTAGATATGGCGGGAGTCACTTTCTTACAAGGATTTGCCGCGTTTGCGGATTCCGGTGGGACGGACAATCTAGTCGTTTCCCAAAAGGACGGATCCAGTTCGATTGTCAAGGCCGAACGGGTTTTGTTGGCCACCGGCTCGCAACCCTTCCGCCCGGGCGGGGTGCCCTTTGATGGAAAACGGGTTTTCGACTCGGATTCCATCAACGGGCTAAGCTATTTGCCCAAATCGGTAGCCATTACCGGGTCGGGCATTATTGCTGTTGAGTTTGCTAAGATTTTTCGCAATCTCGGTGCCGATGTCACACTCATTATTCGCGACCAAGTTCCCCGGAATGCACTTATGAAAATAGGGCTAGACAAAGA TGTTGCAGCTACATTGGTGGCGGACCTCATTAGGTCCGGAATTCATATCGAGCGCGGTGCACAAGCGGCTGACTTTGAAGTCCCGACTAGTAGCGACCGTGCACCCATTCGCATTGCGCTCGAAGCCAAGGGCGGGGGTCCGCGGGCACCGGGTCTACGCACCGAACTCAAATGCGATGCCTACCTGGCTGCTGTGGGCCGCAAACCAAACACAGGCAATCTGAACTTGAACGCAGCCGGCATCCAAGTAGATGAATATGGTGGCGTGCTGGTGGACTCGCAACTCTGTACGACCGCGAATGCGGGCAATGTGTACGCGGCCGGGGATATACTCGGTCGTCCGTTTTTGGCCTCGACTGGTGTCGCACAAGGCAAAGCATCCATTACCTCCATGTTTGGTGAAATGTTCAAGGATTCCGGAAAATCTGTACCCCAATGTGAAGATGGCGATACATCTTGCATTGTGGACGGGATTGCATCGGCCGGAATTTCCTTTGATCCAGCCTCTTTGGCCTCGAATCCGTTTGCCTTTCCCACTGGTGTGTGGTCGAGCCCAGAAGCTGCATACTACGGACTTTCCACGCAACAGGCCAAAGACATGGGCATTGATGCCGACGAGGGTATGGCTTTGTACGCGGAATGCTTGCGCGGGCGAGTCTTCAGCCCCAACGGTCTGCTAAAAATTGTCTTCGAAAAACCGGCTGGTCGTATTCTTGGAGTCCACATTTGCGGAGACGACGCTTGCGAACTCATCCATTACGGCATGGAGCTTGTCAAGGGTCGAAGAACGGTTCTGGATTTGACCGACAGCTTATACAGTGCGGTAACCTTTCACGAAATGTACCGCATTGCTGCTCAGGCGGCCCTTGATCAAGCCGGAGCGCGTAAGCGAAGGGCTGCTGCCGGACTCGCCTTGGCGAAACGCAATCGACAGGTTGTGCAAAAGTAA
- a CDS encoding predicted protein, with the protein LRLRGKVDSGYGRGGKKLGFPTANLPSRLFQNALQDVPAGVYFGWALLESDELAAPGRNIAHKAVVNVGFSPTFEGQENAEKIVEAHLMAEEPLTDFYNETMRLQLHGFLRPEIKFSSFPDLIKQINADVVDAKEALDVSPFVGFKSDLFFSQ; encoded by the coding sequence CTAAGACTTCGTGGAAAAGTTGACAGTGGGTATGGTAGAGGTGGCAAGAAACTTGGTTTTCCCACAGCAAATTTGCCTTCTCGGCTTTTTCAGAACGCGCTTCAAGACGTCCCTGCTGGTGTTTACTTTGGCTGGGCGCTGTTGGAAAGTGATGAACTGGCGGCTCCAGGGCGAAATATTGCGCATAAGGCAGTGGTCAATGTTGGCTTCTCACCAACTTTTGAAGGACAAGAAAATGCTGAAAAAATTGTGGAAGCACATTTGATGGCAGAAGAACCTCTAACAGACTTCTACAACGAAACAATGCGTCTGCAACTTCATGGCTTTCTACGGCCCGAAATAAAGTTTTCATCGTTTCCGGACTTGATTAAGCAAATAAATGCCGACGTAGTCGATGCCAAGGAGGCATTGGATGTGTCACCATTTGTTGGCTTCAAGTCGGATTTATTTTTCTCCCAG
- a CDS encoding predicted protein: protein MIRHHEYNNTIANGQGWFAAVEVAESPARRAQRRFSKAHRRCPAPDMVVSNPEALDGSTNHTERRYMFQDYYKKCKEQMSKAVVYEEEHTELQELKRNKVKRNQHRKVDIIVVNPSNEYFSDVTNDEAIIGHEEEEDDESFFQLAVKDPAEEFVSALYSGVSDGNESDSGDEDSILVCAVETLLNCDEEQDTRTSYDNRDDFNEIPDVLNVDCECSDLENEKWLVQLLKTEARPRVRSYPGPRTARRYEDIDWGAVDWSKPHFHNEREV, encoded by the coding sequence ATGATTCGCCATCATGAATACAACAATACCATTGCCAATGGGCAAGGATGGTTTGCGGCGGTGGAAGTCGCTGAATCACCAGCTAGACGTGCCCAGCGTCGTTTCTCCAAGGCCCACCGCCGTTGTCCGGCTCCCGATATGGTCGTTTCCAATCCCGAGGCCTTGGACGGAAGCACGAATCACACTGAACGCCGCTACATGTTCCAGGATTACTACAAGAAGTGTAAGGAACAGATGTCCAAGGCTGTGGTGTACGAAGAAGAACACACGGAGTTGCAGGAACTGAAGCGAAACAAAGTCAAACGCAACCAACACAGGAAGGTAGACATCATTGTCGTCAACCCGTCAAACGAGTACTTCAGTGACGtcaccaacgacgaagccaTCATCGGACacgaagaggaggaggacgacgagtCGTTCTTCCAGCTCGCGGTGAAGGATCCCGCGGAGGAGTTTGTTTCCGCACTTTATTCCGGGGTCAGCGACGGAAATGAGTCGGACAGTGGGGACGAGGATTCGATTCTTGTCTGTGCTGTGGAAACTCTACTTAACTGTGATGAAGAACAAGACACGAGGACGAGTTATGATAATCGGGATGATTTTAACGAAATTCCTGATGTTCTgaacgttgactgtgaatgctcTGATTtagaaaacgaaaaatgGTTGGTTCAGCTTCTCAAGACCGAAGCTCGACCTCGCGTTAGGTCTTACCCTGGCCCACGAACAGCTCGTCGGTATGAAGATATTGACTGGGGTGCGGTGGACTGGAGCAAGCCGCACTTCCACAATGAGCGTGAGGTTTAG
- a CDS encoding predicted protein, which yields MAGTTCMGQELVGAGVEKNNPGKRKRNENGEPAPVDSNPNDTEFESQAMMLIPSLRSNKARQHAFVAPKIGNYMHTSIASVKASNEMDWHISEDQQSEHSFSNAGSCVATAKATRVNLAGNKTAGIVSDNAQINFLHKVSTVCAMSELKGATTSKRASPIVISTLKHDDPEVGMLTRSIEDNRSLDAAGKESVIDTASVGLPECRKTSLNHFRAEAKTKLRIALLAKKQALEEAREGIVQQQGSERVRRKFQQTLRPINALLKGGNASLLIRNISTSGPAKLVRFSDCTMPDLETDDIDIEKKQLSSALPSSLSSPPLQRRMDLLKRKIELQKRLVEAKDRAKLLEQNQIDASKSVVPSTVNDEMNKPSRLELLERKKNAERKRVRAQTAHLLLKQKHLLEEQDVQIEQTKLSVEDYNNEITTMKAELAASALHVEDLTMRRRVLRELKGKAVAKQIQFRQQLHELRQKINNDGREIAPAPT from the coding sequence ATGGCTGGTACAACCTGCATGGGCCAGGAACTTGTCGGCGCAGGGGTAGAAAAAAATAACCCCGGAAAACGAAAGCGCAACGAAAACGGCGAGCCAGCCCCTGTAGACTCGAATCCGAATGATACCGAGTTCGAAAGCCAAGCCATGATGCTGATCCCAAGCTTGAGAAGCAACAAAGCTCGTCAGCATGCTTTTGTGGCGCCGAAGATTGGCAATTACATGCACACTTCCATTGCGTCTGTAAAGGCCAGCAATGAAATGGATTGGCATATATCGGAAGACCAGCAAAGCGaacattccttttcgaatgCAGGGTCGTGTGTGGCTACTGCGAAAGCAACCAGAGTGAACTTGGCAGGGAATAAAACTGCGGGAATTGTATCTGACAATGCACAAATCAATTTTTTGCATAAGGTGTCCACCGTTTGCGCCATGAGTGAACTCAAGGGTGCCACAACGAGCAAACGCGCGTCGCCGATTGTAATTTCCACATTGAAACATGATGATCCCGAAGTCGGAATGTTGACCAGAAGTATTGAAGATAACAGGTCACTCGACGCTGCTGGTAAAGAAAGCGTCATTGACACTGCGTCGGTTGGCCTCCCAGAGTGTCGAAAGACTTCATTGAATCACTTTCGTGCGGAGGCCAAAACCAAGTTACGAATAGCTTTACTGGCCAAAAAGCAAGCGTTAGAAGAAGCTCGGGAAGGAATTGTGCAACAACAAGGAAGTGAAAGAGTAAGACGAAAATTTCAGCAAACTTTGCGCCCTATCAACGCCCTTCTAAAAGGAGGTAATGCATCACTACTGATTCGTAACATAAGCACTTCGGGACCGGCTAAACTGGTGCGGTTTTCTGACTGCACGATGCCTGATTTAGAGACCGACGATATCGATATTGAGAAAAAGCAACTTTCCAGCGCACTGCCTTCTTCCCTGTCTTCTCCACCATTGCAAAGGCGCATGGATTTATTGAAACGCAAAATTGAGCTCCAAAAGAGGCTCGTTGAGGCCAAGGACAGAGCAAAACTCTTGGAGCAGAATCAAATTGATGCTAGCAAAAGCGTTGTTCCATCGACTGTCAATGACGAAATGAATAAACCGAGCCGATTagagcttttggaacgcAAGAAAAATGCCGAACGGAAGCGTGTAAGGGCTCAAACAGCACACTTGCTACTGAAGCAAAAGCATCTTTTGGAGGAGCAAGACGTTCAAATTGAGCAAACAAAGCTGTCGGTAGAAGACTATAACAATGAAATCACGACCATGAAAGCTGAACTTGCTGCTTCGGCATTGCACGTAGAAGACCTGACTATGCGACGACGCGTGTTGCGTGAATTGAAGGGTAAAGCAGTTGCCAAGCAAATCCAGTTTCGTCAGCAACTACACGAGCTGAGACAGAAAATAAATAATGACGGAAGGGAAATAGCTCCAGCTCCCACGTAG
- a CDS encoding predicted protein translates to MDRFLYYFTKPVTGVIHRRNFEVTRQPKLKLGIISSKSLVERHTSSSYNTAPEVRGPSKPSQTWERSAKLVKNIDVKSEHMDAIRETHDPSMHLKTIEDELMQTMGAALGKQGEKILYAVQEMNTCYTAYIEALQKCAKNGSNPEVLSIANRFNQRRKEAVKARWELIVHRQAIGMIVNNHEFVMNHYPIPEAIPVTEPGKNLQSKPPPAAQKKFGDQLDWWQRVGRWK, encoded by the coding sequence ATGGATCGTTTTCTCTACTACTTTACAAAACCCGTTACAGGTGTTATCCATCGCAGAAATTTCGAGGTGACAAGGCAGCCAAAATTGAAATTAGGCATTATCAGCAGTAAGAGTCTTGTGGAACGACATACATCGTCGTCATACAACACAGCACCAGAGGTTCGTGGACCCTCCAAGCCTAGCCAGACGTGGGAGCGCAGTGCCAAGCTGGTGAAAAACATTGACGTCAAAAGCGAGCACATGGATGCCATTCGTGAAACCCACGATCCCAGTATGCATCTCAAAACGATCGAGGATGAGCTAATGCAAACAATGGGCGCTGCTCTTGGAAAGCAGGGAGAAAAGATTCTTTACGCAGTTCAAGAAATGAATACTTGCTATACGGCGTACATTGAGGCTTTGCAAAAATGCGCAAAGAACGGCTCGAATCCTGAAGTACTCTCTATAGCTAACCGTTTCAATCAAAGGCGCAAGGAAGCAGTCAAGGCGCGATGGGAACTCATCGTACATCGGCAAGCTATCGGGATGATTGTGAACAACCACGAATTCGTAATGAATCACTATCCTATACCTGAAGCCATTCCTGTTACTGAGCCTGGTAAGAACCTTCAAAGTAAGCCGCCTCCGGCTGCACAGAAAAAGTTCGGAGATCAGCTGGATTGGTGGCAACGGGTAGGTCGGTGGAAGTAG